The sequence below is a genomic window from Silene latifolia isolate original U9 population chromosome 7, ASM4854445v1, whole genome shotgun sequence.
ATTTTAAGTTGGTAAAACATAGGTTCGGTACTAGAGTTGATCTATTAGAAACTAAACTTTGAATAACTTGGGAGTTGTCCACGAATGTAGAAGCTAACCTCCTCAAAGATACAATGTCCTCCAATGCTAAGGCGATGATCGTCTTACTTGAGTGCATCTTATAACCGTTCTTTGTCTCctactttaaactaaaatattcACTTTTTGAGCCAAGCTAATGACTTGcataagacgatcatctttttttgCTCCAGTGTTATCTTATTAGCTTGAATTTCCAAGCTATTCAATTTTCATCTCCATCGGAATTGCTCTAATTAAAACTTTCAAGCACATTCTCAGTTTCCCAAAAAACATTTTCATTCATGAAGGTTTTTACTTCAGCATTTCATGTTTGTAATAAATTTGGTACTTCGATAGTTCGATTCTGATGAACAGTTTTCTTAAACAATACTTATGTAATGTATCTTCATTACAAAGTTGCTTATCGATTTGTAGGTTGCTGACATCAAGAAAATGAACGGACTCGTTACAGATCGTCAAATGTTTGCTCTCAAGTCACTTCGAATTCCACTTCCTGGAAGACACCCTCCTTCTCCTTGCCTATCTAATGGTCACAGCTCAACAGGGTATATTACGTGACTGTCTTCTCTCATGTTTCAATCTTATTTTCGTTGTTTTAGTTTCAGCTACTATGAAAATAACATTGTTATGCGGCCTGTACTGTTTGGCACTCAAGGACTGTGGTAACTGCTAAGTGTGCGATACTGTGATGTACTATTATGGAGTACTTCGTATTTGATTATTTaccttggttttttttttctctcccaGGCTAATAGGTTCTAGAAGTAGGCTGTGATTACATGTTTCATTTAGGTAAATGGTAATTAGTTGTCACGACAGTTGGTTACAAACTTGCTTGATATTGTTTTCATTCAAGATGTGTTTCTTATAAAAGTGTGAGTGTCCATACTCTGCTTCATAACTGCTGACCTACTACCCGGCCATTTTTTTACTTTTCTGTTTTGGTAAGCTTAGACATGCCTTGAAACTGTAGATTACAAGCCTACTCTTACCTATCTCATTGATGAACGGCTTAGTAGAGCATGGTCACATTCCCTTTCCTCTTGGCTATAGGTCAATAAGCAAACATGATGAATCTGGATCTTGCTCTTTAACTGAAGATTAACTGCTGTGGGGGCCAACTTCATTTCTGCATATTACTCAAAAGTTGGGGAGGAGCTGCGTGGGTAGGGGAGGGTAGTGAGGATGAATGAAGGGCATAGGAGTATTCTTGGCCATATCTTTGTCTTTGTGCCCAAAGCAAAGTTGAACACCTCGATGTGACGGAGGAATTATATTTTATGGAACACTGTAGTTCTCATATAAGTAGGAACATGGCAGTTGATTAGCTAAGGCATAGAAGATGTTATAACGGTATAACTACTCCTGTTGGATTTGGAGACACCTCATATTTTGAAACTTTGACCACTCATACTTTATGTTTAAACACCCAACTCATATTCTATCTCCCTACCATTGTCTTGCCTCTTTTCTTACATCAAAATCTTCTTCTATTAGTTGAGAAGTCTGAGGCACAAATCATTGTGTGATAGAGGGAAATCCATGCGTGAAATTGATTGAGTGAGTTATAATGATTTTTACCCCTTCTCCTGTAGTGCCAATTGAAGTACACGCCCTTCGTATTTTGATGTATCATATTTCTGAAGCTTTCAGTATCTGTGCAAGCTTAATAGTGTGGTTGTAGAACCTGGTGAAAGTTTTGCGGTGATTTATCTAAGCACATTAAACCAGAAGTTAAGATTTGTATAGATTGTAAGATACTGACAGAGTGACAGGTATATTGAGATTAGAAGTCTTTCCCGAAGAAGATGCTGGCTGCAAGCCTCACTGGCAGTTGTCCCAAATTAGACCAGCTTCTTAAGGTGGTGCTGCTTATCAGTTATCACTCCAGTTCCTCCTTTTGTCCTCAAAAATGAGAAGTACACTCATATGATTTACAGAATATCCTTTTATTTCAAGGCTATGTACATGGAAACAAATTGCCTTAAGTAGAAAATTGCAAGGCATAATTGTGTGCTACCATTGTTTCTTGTTTAATTCGTGATGTTTGGAATGTTAgacttgtttcaatttttggtgtAGCCAGAGACTTGCTATTCTTTGCTTTTGTATTATGATGGAAATCATGATTAGAGCAAAATGGTTCCCTAAACTGGTTGTACTTCTTTTTATATTGAATTTGCAGTCGTAAAGAGCCACTTTGTGTTGATAAAACAGAGGGGTAATGTTTTGTTATTGGAAATGTTGTCTAGGCTTGAATGTAATCGTTTCTTATCACACTGtctttctttgattgtggtgAATAGTTCCCTGTTGTAACACTTCTCACATCACTTAACCTTGGTACAGACCACACAGCTCGGACCAATCACCGTCTCGGCATATGAAGTCCGATCTTCTTGGATCATTTCAATCGTTAAAGTTGACTCCAGATCGCAAGGTGTCACCTGCCGTGTGTTCTTTGCGGGACTATTATGGGCTTAATGGTGGGATAAACTCTTCTGAAGGCTGTGAACTTTACAGCAAAGGGTCAACCACTTACCAAGAAAACGAAGGATTCTCAACATCGTCGTCACTAATGAACCCTCCTCTCAGTCAACACCGAAGGTCAAGAAGCGTGGCTAATGGTCTCAAGACAGAGGGAGATGAATTGGCTAGTGATGTAGATACAAGTTATCTTAAATGGATAGATAAGTTAAATATCAGACCCCGGAAAATGGAGGAAACTCGTACTCCTGAGAAATTGTTGAAGGAAGAAAACGGCAGTGGAGGTTGGTTTTCTGCGATTACCGGGAAAGGGTTAGCTCTCAGAACAAAAGTAGCAAGTCGGTCTAATCTAGCTTCCGAAGTAGAAGGACATGGTGAAAATGGCTTCCCAACTAGCCTTGGGGAATCTATTGTGAGTGAAAGCTCTTCAGGAGTGAGAAAATCCACCAGCACTCCGAGTTTACCTGATTCGGATGGAAATGGTATCGGATCTATATGGCCCAATTGGTCACTGACGCCTGATTTTCAGGCCGCTTTTGTTAATCCAATATTCGATGGTTTGCCTAAGCCAATTACCGGTCGAAAAGGAAAAGCTGCTCTTGACTAGTTGATGTGCCTTAATTGCATTTTCAACCTGTGATTTGCAGTGGTCTTTATTCTTTGCTGTCTTTGGAGAAGAATGAGATTTGAATTGCCATTATTCATCTACATTAAGCAGCGGAAGCGGTAAGACTAAGATGATAAACTGGATAACCTGGTTCCTTTGCTACACGGCCGTTGGTGACGACATTCTTGGTGATCAGCACAATATGTACatgaatttttgtatgataattcaGGAGAGTTCCAGACTGTACATCTGAAGTATTTTTTCCTCACCTCCACTtaattttttaaatgaaaatatcTATTTATCTTTAATATGTCGATCTACTTTAGACGGAATAAAAGATTTATCACGAGTACAATTTTAGTTCTAGGATATGTTGTATTAAatcaaaattacttgtaaaatCTTCCGCAGAAGCAGTGCGTCCTATTTTAGACTTGGGGTATTCTGGAATAGATTTTTTACCATTTGTTCGGTTGAGACTTCTTGTTCCTGGAATGATGGTTAATTTAGATAATACTCCCTGCTTCCAACCTCCCTGCTTCCAACGATTACCGATTTACCGAAGGAAGCCTTACGGACAAGCGATCTCTGGTGTCCGGGAACTCTGTAAGATAAAAACACTCATAATCTACAACCATCAATCCTTAAAAAAAATGACCATTAGACCACCCCCAAGTAAGGTCAATTGGGGGGGTCAATTTGTGAAAGGTCACCTTAATCCTTAGTTAAGAAAAAAATTAGGATGATCTAAGGGGTGATCAAGGTGAgtaaaggtcaatttgtgacccttATTAGCTCAAATTGACCTCCTTTGTGACCCAATAGGTGTCCATTCTCTCACGGTTGCTCAattttttttgcttttctttttattATGTAGAATTAGTTTGGAAGTTTTAGAAttatttattttcatgttttttaTCTTATGTATgcgattttttttaattatatttgCGTTTTTTTTGTTGTCAATAAAATCGtcttttcaatttttaaattttaacaatgttatttaataatttttttccAGTAGTGTATcccattaaattaatatttaacatATTGGACTACttttattttatgaaaaatacaaaaataacttGGGTATATTTAGTTAGTAAATAATGATGGAAAAAATAAGAGAGCGGTTTTAGTGAGGTAGAGAATGTGGGAAATGATGAAAGTGaaaaataatttgattaattgacccagatcgtgaccttctgcttgggagggtgaaatgGGTCAAGTTAATAAGGGCTGATTAAGAGTAAAAATTCTGATTGACCCGATTAAGTCGACCTTTTGCTTGGGAATGGTCTTATGTGTTGTTAATTGTTATGTTTTTCGGGAACTTCGTAATTGTTATGTGTTGCTCTCTTTTCCTTTAATTTTCCAGTCTCCCTATTGTGGAAAATAGCTCTATAACAAATTAAGGGCATGTTCTTTTGGACTCAAATTTGTTAAACTTGCCTTATCTAGAACTTATAGAATAAAACTTAGGGTATTAAATTCAACGGATAAACTTACAGATCTGAACTAAATTGAAAAGCAAAATTGACAATAGAGAATTAAAACAAATCAAAATCGTACTTAATAAAGTCTAAATAGGGTTCGTTTGATTCACTGCTTAGGAATGAAATAGATTGGAATGATAAACCATAGCTATGGGATTGCAACTCCATACCTTGGAGTTTGAATCCATGGGGGAGGAGGTGGGCatgagattccaaggggttggaatggagtgAGAATCCATTGgctatctaactccattccaaaagggTCGTGTTAAATATCGTCGATaattttactaattatcgtcgacaattaataCATCTTTCCAATTTTGCCCCCCCATTAACTTCCTCTTATCCCTCTCTCTAATctttctaaaacaaaaaaaagacggtttttcggaaaaaaatcgtaaattaatttatgaacttttcaattaaaacggttttaaacatacGGTAACAACGATCAAGTTAGTAAC
It includes:
- the LOC141592142 gene encoding uncharacterized protein LOC141592142, coding for MGFEAWNDDNGNGYGNGYGNRNGVRYGYEDRENGSGGEDSPTLNGSYVSMVFPTSPSSSSSMSLSPRRSIEHYITKLDTLAGIAIRYGVEVADIKKMNGLVTDRQMFALKSLRIPLPGRHPPSPCLSNGHSSTGPHSSDQSPSRHMKSDLLGSFQSLKLTPDRKVSPAVCSLRDYYGLNGGINSSEGCELYSKGSTTYQENEGFSTSSSLMNPPLSQHRRSRSVANGLKTEGDELASDVDTSYLKWIDKLNIRPRKMEETRTPEKLLKEENGSGGWFSAITGKGLALRTKVASRSNLASEVEGHGENGFPTSLGESIVSESSSGVRKSTSTPSLPDSDGNGIGSIWPNWSLTPDFQAAFVNPIFDGLPKPITGRKGKAALD